A stretch of the Nothobranchius furzeri strain GRZ-AD chromosome 5, NfurGRZ-RIMD1, whole genome shotgun sequence genome encodes the following:
- the LOC129159956 gene encoding uncharacterized protein isoform X2 — MDSAKNKKRAASSTSGTPAQTPNKSKKPRRVYSSAGKRAKLEYDRRRQRTRINIGPAFEEWKMLRKSLRMRTHPQLASFLLKSYEKHASSKGPLTSTPRGPSTAVFAGPCRPSSVTAGESDRDDFQIAGVEPLKADQEVELLEESIKSMELKVDYLDEERANSLENSLLEFEGEGALDPYDSDYVPPISIRCVSQDEVDQLPSIGLDEAVFDIADCVEADLEENLEAPSAASIPVFPIHDKVLVESDLINQQACIAYSKSLLQMANFLQLPLSKCHYSDHSTGTYCDGHPPFHVKSRPRGTALIIEWWGHGEGCLYTDI; from the exons ATGGATTCAGCAAAGAACAAGAAGAGAGCTGCTTCAAGCACTAGCGGAACTCCAGCCCAGACCCCAAACAAGTCAAAGAAACCAAGAAGAGTGTATTCCAGCGCAGGTAAACGGGCAAAACTCGAGTATGATCGCCGAAGGCAACGAACGAGGATAAATATCGGTCCAGCATTTGAGGAGTGGAAAATGCTGAGAAAGTCTCTCAGGATGAGAACACACCCGCAGCTGGCATCATTTTTGCTGAAAAG TTATGAGAAGCACGCTTCATCAAAGGGACCACTTACATCAACACCACGTGGGCCATCTACAGCAGTGTTTGCAGGTCCTTGTCGCCCCAGTTCAGTAACTGCAGGGGAATCTGATAG GGATGACTTCCAGATCGCAGGAGTTGAACCTCTAAAAGCAGATCAAGAGGTAGAATTGTTGGAGGAAAG CATCAAATCGATGGAGCTGAAAGTGGACTATTTAGACGAGGAAAGAGCCAATAGTTTGGAAAACAGTTT ATTAGAGTTTGAAGGAGAAGGAGCTTTAGACCCGTATGACTCAGATTATGTACCTCCAATATCAATAAG GTGTGTCTCACAGGATGAAGTTGACCAACTTCCTAGCATTGGCCTGGATGAAGCTGTATTTGACATTGCTGATTGTGTGGAGGCAGATTTGGAAGAGAATTTAGaagcaccatcagcagcatccatTCCAGTTTTCCCAATACACGATAAAGTGCTTGTTGAAAGTGACCTCATAAACCAGCAAGCGTGCATAGCATACAGCAAAAGCTTGCTCCAGATGGCCAATTTCCTCCAACTGCCTCTCAGTAAATGCCACTACAGTGACCACAGCACAGGCACATATTGTGATGGCCATCCTCCTTTTCATGTAAAGTCACGTCCGAGAGGTACAGCTTTGATAATTGAGTGG TGGGGTCATGGAGAAGGCTGCCTTTATACAGACATTTGA
- the LOC129159956 gene encoding uncharacterized protein isoform X3: MEKAAFIQTFDSLTKEVNIKEIVTDAHVQIAALMHPERGRYKDQAITHSLDVWHAAKNLTKKLHAVGMISGQKLILGWIKDIVNHFWYACQHTSTREEFMDVWKGVLHHVTGEHEWGFGRCFHAPLAENPDKELIPHGSAAHVALSRIVLNQRWLKDIEKLLTFRTTAELESFQNHILMYAGKRFAFSFGVYEARTLLAALDYNHHNHRPVHVNIKGEVSHKRVYNKKSQRYSVHTVKETKDYGYIPELHTRILEKRLSSAGGLPKRRSIQADDPRALGPLSGISPPPTAELVQTQQCRGQDLCDT; encoded by the exons ATGGAGAAGGCTGCCTTTATACAGACATTTGACAGTCTCACAAAGGAGGTGAACATCAAGGAGATTGTGACTGATGCCCATGTACAAATTGCTGCCCTCATGC ATCCAGAACGGGGCAGATATAAGGATCAGGCTATTACCCATTCGCTTGATGTCTGGCACGCCGCAAAAAATCTGACAAAGAAACTTCATGCT GTTGGAATGATTTCTGGTCAAAAGCTTATACTTGGATGGATCAAGGACATTGTTAACCATTTTTGGTATGCTTGTCAGCACACAAGCACCAGAGAAGAGTTTATG GATGTCTGGAAGGGTGTACTTCACCACGTGACTGGAGAGCATGAATGGGGCTTTGGCAGGTGCTTTCATGCTCCTTTGGCGGAGAACCCAGACAAAGAGCTCATTCCACATGGATCTGCTGCACATGTGGCGCTTTCACGGATTGTTCTGAACCAGCGATGGCTAAAGGATATAGAGAAGTTGCTCACCTTTAG gaCCACTGCTGAGCTGGAGTCGTTCcaaaatcacatcttgatgtacgCCGGGAAACGCTTTGCATTCTCATTTGGTGTCTATGAAGCTAGGACACTCCTCGCTGCATTAGACTACAACCACCATAACCATCGCCCAGTGCATGTGAACATCAAAGGCGAAGTATC ACACAAACGAGTCTACAACAAAAAGTCGCAGCGTTACAGTGTTCACACTGTAAAGGAGACCAAAGACTACGGCTACATTCCAGAGCTGCACACAAGAATCCTGGAGAAGCGCCTCAGCTCTGCTGGGGGACTCCCAAAAAGAAGAAGCATTCAGGCTGATGACCCCAGGGCCCTGGGTCCTCTCTCCGGGATCAGCCCTCCTCCTACAGCTGAACTGGTACAGACACAACAATGCAGAGGACAG gacTTATGTGATACCTAA
- the LOC129159956 gene encoding uncharacterized protein isoform X1, with protein sequence MEKAAFIQTFDSLTKEVNIKEIVTDAHVQIAALMHPERGRYKDQAITHSLDVWHAAKNLTKKLHAVGMISGQKLILGWIKDIVNHFWYACQHTSTREEFMDVWKGVLHHVTGEHEWGFGRCFHAPLAENPDKELIPHGSAAHVALSRIVLNQRWLKDIEKLLTFRTTAELESFQNHILMYAGKRFAFSFGVYEARTLLAALDYNHHNHRPVHVNIKGEVSHKRVYNKKSQRYSVHTVKETKDYGYIPELHTRILEKRLSSAGGLPKRRSIQADDPRALGPLSGISPPPTAELVQTQQCRGQVVIITKSPLHFCGRKLHKCNFCFLQDLCDT encoded by the exons ATGGAGAAGGCTGCCTTTATACAGACATTTGACAGTCTCACAAAGGAGGTGAACATCAAGGAGATTGTGACTGATGCCCATGTACAAATTGCTGCCCTCATGC ATCCAGAACGGGGCAGATATAAGGATCAGGCTATTACCCATTCGCTTGATGTCTGGCACGCCGCAAAAAATCTGACAAAGAAACTTCATGCT GTTGGAATGATTTCTGGTCAAAAGCTTATACTTGGATGGATCAAGGACATTGTTAACCATTTTTGGTATGCTTGTCAGCACACAAGCACCAGAGAAGAGTTTATG GATGTCTGGAAGGGTGTACTTCACCACGTGACTGGAGAGCATGAATGGGGCTTTGGCAGGTGCTTTCATGCTCCTTTGGCGGAGAACCCAGACAAAGAGCTCATTCCACATGGATCTGCTGCACATGTGGCGCTTTCACGGATTGTTCTGAACCAGCGATGGCTAAAGGATATAGAGAAGTTGCTCACCTTTAG gaCCACTGCTGAGCTGGAGTCGTTCcaaaatcacatcttgatgtacgCCGGGAAACGCTTTGCATTCTCATTTGGTGTCTATGAAGCTAGGACACTCCTCGCTGCATTAGACTACAACCACCATAACCATCGCCCAGTGCATGTGAACATCAAAGGCGAAGTATC ACACAAACGAGTCTACAACAAAAAGTCGCAGCGTTACAGTGTTCACACTGTAAAGGAGACCAAAGACTACGGCTACATTCCAGAGCTGCACACAAGAATCCTGGAGAAGCGCCTCAGCTCTGCTGGGGGACTCCCAAAAAGAAGAAGCATTCAGGCTGATGACCCCAGGGCCCTGGGTCCTCTCTCCGGGATCAGCCCTCCTCCTACAGCTGAACTGGTACAGACACAACAATGCAGAGGACAGGTAGTGATTATAACCAAATCTCCTCTCCATTTTTGTGGAAGAAAAttacataaatgtaatttttgttttttacaggacTTATGTGATACCTAA